From a single Brassica napus cultivar Da-Ae chromosome C9, Da-Ae, whole genome shotgun sequence genomic region:
- the LOC106418616 gene encoding dihydrolipoyllysine-residue acetyltransferase component 4 of pyruvate dehydrogenase complex, chloroplastic, giving the protein MAASSSFLSTASLSNPKSTISFASSVSPAPIPSLRRVVFCSPFSHRRVMTVRSKIREIFMPALSSTMTEGKIVSWIKTEGEKLAKGESVVVVESDKADMDVETFYDGYLAAIVVGEGETAPVGAAIGLLAETEAEIEEAKNKAASKPSSSAVVPSPPPATSSPAPAAAASDGPRKTVATPHAKKLAKQHKVDIGSVAGTGPFGRITASDVEAAAGIAPTVTPPPPPPSPAAAPAPTAKATTTSSPPLLPDASIVPFTAMQSAVSKNMIESLSVPTFRVGYPVNTDALDALYEKVKPKGVTMTALLAKAAGMALAQHPVVNASCKDGKSFSYNSNINVAVAVAINGGLITPVLQDADKLDLYLLSEKWKELVGKAKSKQLQPHEYNSGTFTLSNLGMFGVDRFDAILPPGQGAIMAVGASKPTVVADKDGFFSVKNKMLVNVTADHRIVYGADLAAFLQTFAKIVENPDSLTL; this is encoded by the exons ATGGcggcttcttcttcgtttttatcAACAGCTTCGCTATCCAATCCCAAATCCACCATTTCATTCGCTTCCTCCGTCTCCCCGGCTCCCATCCCTTCCCTCCGCCGCGTCGTTTTCTGCTCTCCGTTTTCTCACCGCAGAGTAATGACGGTCCGATCCAAGATTCGCGAGATTTTCATGCCGGCGCTATCCTCCACCATGACGGAAGGCAAAATCGTCTCCTGGATCAAAACCGAAGGCGAGAAACTCGCCAAAGGAGAGAGTGTCGTCGTCGTTGAGTCCGATAAGGCTGATATGGATGTAGAAACCTTCTACGACGGTTATCTCGCCGCGATCGTCGTTGGAGAAGGAGAAACAGCTCCGGTAGGCGCTGCAATCGGATTGCTGGCCGAGACTGAGGCTGAAATCGAAGAAGCTAAGAACAAAGCCGCCTCGAAACCTTCCTCCTCCGCCGTTGTTCCATCTCCTCCTCCAGCTACTTCATCCCCCGCTCCGGCGGCAGCGGCGTCAGATGGTCCGAGGAAAACCGTAGCGACGCCGCATGCTAAGAAGCTCGCGAAGCAGCACAAAGTGGATATCGGATCCGTTGCAGGAACTGGACCATTCGGTAGGATCACGGCTTCCGACGTGGAGGCGGCGGCTGGTATAGCTCCCACCGTGACACCAccgcctcctcctccttctcctgCAGCTGCACCAGCACCAACAGCTAAAGCTACCACCACTAGCTCGCCTCCTCTATTACCTGACGCCAGCATCGTCCCCTTCACAGCAATGCAATCAGCAGTATCCAAAAACATGATTGAGAGCCTCTCCGTTCCAACCTTCCGTGTTGGTTACCCAGTGAACACTGATGCACTCGACGCACTCTACGAGAAG gtgaaGCCAAAGGGTGTGACAATGACTGCTTTATTGGCTAAAGCTGCAGGGATGGCTCTTGCTCAGCATCCTGTGGTGAACGCAAGCTGCAAAGATGGAAAGAGTTTTAGTTACAATAGTAACATTAACGTTGCCGTTGCTGTTGCCATCAATGGCGGGTTGATTACGCCTGTTCTACAAGATGCTGATAAG TTGGATTTGTActtgttatctgaaaaatgGAAAGAGCTGGTGGGGAAAGCTAAAAGCAAGCAATTGCAACCTCATGAATACAACTCTG GAACTTTCACTTTATCGAATCTCGGTATGTTTGGAGTGGATAGATTTGATGCTATTCTTCCTCCAGGACAG GGTGCTATAATGGCCGTTGGAGCTTCGAAACCAACTGTAGTTGCTGATAAGGATGGGTTCTTCAGTGTGAAAAACAAAATGCTG GTGAATGTGACAGCAGATCATCGTATTGTCTACGGAGCTGATTTGGCTGCTTTCCTTCAAACCTTTGCAAAGATCGTTGAGAATCCAGATAGCTTGACCTTGTAG
- the LOC106417682 gene encoding protein NIM1-INTERACTING 2-like, with the protein MSSEMKEERREEDNGKACGDEYRGKSSTEVVRTVTEEEVDEFFKILRRLHVATRTVARVNGGDAERELPSKKRKRIQSLGLRSSLDTNEVQDGESDGINRVGLRNLGLDLNCQPETEAVKM; encoded by the coding sequence ATGAGCTCGGAGATGAAAGAGGAACGCCGCGAAGAAGATAACGGTAAAGCTTGTGGTGATGAGTACAGAGGGAAATCGTCAACAGAAGTTGTACGTACGGTGACGGAGGAAGAGGTGGATGAGTTTTTCAAGATATTACGGAGACTACACGTGGCGACACGGACTGTGGCGAGAGTTAACGGCGGTGACGCTGAACGTGAGTTACCTTCTAAGAAGAGGAAACGGATTCAGAGTCTTGGCCTGAGGAGCTCATTGGATACCAACGAAGTTCAAGATGGAGAATCAGATGGAATAAATCGGGTCGGGCTACGGAATTTGGGTTTGGATCTTAACTGTCAACCGGAAACCGAAGCAGTTAAAATGTAA